One region of Helicoverpa zea isolate HzStark_Cry1AcR chromosome 24, ilHelZeax1.1, whole genome shotgun sequence genomic DNA includes:
- the LOC124642344 gene encoding uncharacterized protein LOC124642344 isoform X3: MGETEEFNTLAFEKRLMQLKDTQESIQGLSSWCLKQRPHHKKIVSSWLNVLKRVKVEQRLVLFYLANDVIQYSKRKNYEFVESWGLNLQKATPLVRDEKVRPKILRIFKIWEQRSVYDDEFLSDLTGLLSAGAIKKTDDDSEFQDYFQPTQLVNKIKQCSVLEADTDMRLKDIHDSHLELSDADLLRASLKERGNKDDVEKELNDGIACVERYTAALQREIVAREALLALLTSATQYYSTQRGEVKVVAYAYKNFGARVRALKRKLDELTPSLPNAAPSPPQRDEDVPSPGPDEDLELPVPTDGGDEDEIAYNIDQTFNSSIAADGSLYNLGLTSFLTSDNPMALFNESTENVNNANKIEVINNRPNDKQDFNINDVIKNLMSDNNTNASDNNSVTSAPMSQKSQDALPGLPGLDLLTPDTPSNPPPPTSFYGTMDLTDEPEPYHPEPTSPWSSNWNMPRGVPPLAAGVFADTPESPPPAPRPPPPEPLHYPQEIPTDVDHRGILPPPPPPPTLPLLGQLEDVDHRMLPTLPPPPALAPPPVRHPTVQHQDVDHRNLISLTHQPVPRPLNPPLSMDQDYRVPPMVPPSDIVESVDMDLSEDEDQQRMYSNQQNQPERRHSFNNNKVLVGGDNGKVHNDHNHTNLIQIKSDKKESHSAPVLPPMVNPFDAMPPSLKNFNMNFQQPPTYPKTFDLTEENSNDSAYEEDLRNRGLDKPPNQEIRNPSPPFEDFANDDWVQPHPRFMNPRFPRNWGPRTNFRPQGFSPQQPWPRNGPRPPNRWMGPPRQRFW; the protein is encoded by the exons ATGGGTGAAACTGAGGAGTTTAACACACTAGCGTTTGAGAAACGTTTGATGCAGCTGAAAGATACTCAGGAGAGTATCCAGGGCTTGTCATCATGGTGCCTTAAACAACGGCCGCATCATAAAAAGATAGTATCAAGTTGGTTGAATGTTTTGAAAAGGGTGAAGGTGGAACAGAGATTGGTTCTGTTCTACTTGGCGAATGATGTGATCCAGTACAGCAAGAGGAAGAACTATGAGTTTGTGGAGAGCTGGGGGCTCAATTTGCAAAAGGCTACTCCATTGGTCAG AGATGAAAAAGTCAGGCCAAAAATACTCCGAATCTTCAAGATTTGGGAACAGAGATCAGTATACGATGATGAGTTCCTATCGGATCTAACCGGCTTGCTTAGTGCTGGTGCCATTAAGAAAACTGATGATGATTCAGAGTTCCAA gatTATTTTCAGCCAACGCAATTAGTTAACAAGATAAAGCAATGTTCCGTACTGGAGGCGGATACAGATATGAGGCTCAAAGACATTCATGATAGTCATTTAGAACTATCTGATGCTGATTTACTGAGAGCCAGTCTCAAGG AAAGGGGCAATAAAGATGATGTAGAAAAGGAACTGAACGATGGCATTGCTTGCGTGGAACGGTACACAGCTGCGTTACAAAGGGAGATAGTAGCCAGAGAGGCCTTGTTAGCGTTGTTAACGTCTGCCACACAGTACTATTCTACGCAGAGGGGTGAAGTCAAAGTTGTCGCCTAT GCGTACAAAAACTTCGGGGCCCGCGTCCGAGCTCTAAAGCGCAAACTAGACGAGCTAACGCCGTCGCTGCCCAACGCCGCGCCGTCGCCGCCGCAGCGCGACGAGGACGTACCCTCGCCGGGacctgatgaggatctggagcTGCCCGTGCCTACTGATGGAGGGGATGAAGATGAGA TTGCCTACAACATCGACCAGACGTTCAACTCGTCGATAGCTGCCGATGGTTCGCTCTACAACTTGGGGTTGACTTCATTCCTTACATCCGACAATCCCATGGCTTTGTTCAACGAGTCCACTGAAAATGTTAATAATG CCAACAAAATCGAAGTGATAAATAATAGGCCGAACGATAAGCAAGATTTTAACATAAACGATGTTATTAAAAACCTCATGTCCGACAACAATACCAACGCTTCGGACAATAACTCAG TAACAAGCGCTCCGATGTCCCAAAAGTCACAAGACGCGTTGCCCGGGTTGCCCGGGCTAGATTTACTAACCCCGGATACACCAAGCAACCCGCCGCCACCAACCTCCTTCTATGGTACCATGGACCTTACGG ATGAACCGGAGCCCTATCACCCAGAACCTACGAGTCCATGGAGTAGTAATTGGAATATGCCT CGCGGCGTGCCCCCGCTGGCGGCGGGCGTGTTCGCGGACACGCCGGAgtcgccgccgcccgcgccgcgcccgccgccgcccgagCCCCTGCACTACCCACAG GAAATTCCAACAGACGTAGACCACAGAGGGATATTACCTCCTCCTCCACCTCCACCTACGTTACCACTACTTGGcc AGCTAGAAGACGTAGATCACCGCATGTTGCCGacgctgccgccgccgcccgcgctaGCGCCGCCGCCCGTCCGCCATCCCACTGTACAGCATCAAG ATGTAGACCACAGGAATTTAATATCATTAACGCACCAACCGGTTCCTAGGCCGCTGAACCCGCCCTTATCAATGGATCAA GATTACAGAGTACCGCCGATGGTGCCGCCCTCAGATATAGTGGAGAGCGTCGACATGGACCTGTCTGAGGACGAGGATCAAC aACGTATGTATTCGAACCAGCAGAATCAGCCGGAACGTAGACACAGCTTCAACAACAACAAAGTATTAGTTGGCGGCGACAACGGAAAGGTCCACAACGATCATAATCACACAAACCTTATACAGATCAAAAGCGATAAGAAAGAGTCGCATTCAGCCCCAGTCCTACCCCCCATGGTCAACCCCTTCGATGCCATGCCACCCTCCCTCAAAAACTTCAACATGAACTTCCAACAGCCCCCAACTTACCCAAAAACCTTCGACCTCACAGAAgaaaattcaaatgacagcgCTTACGAAGAGGACTTGAGAAACAGAGGTTTAGATAAACCACCTAATCAGGAAATCAGAAACCCGTCCCCCCCATTCGAAGACTTTGCGAACGACGACTGGGTACAACCTCATCCGAGGTTCATGAACCCTCGGTTCCCAAGGAATTGGGGTCCTAGGACTAATTTCAGGCCACAAGGGTTCTCCCCGCAGCAACCCTGGCCGAGGAATGGGCCTCGACCCCCCAACCGATGGATGGGGCCACCGAGGCAAAGGTTTTGGTGA
- the LOC124642344 gene encoding uncharacterized protein LOC124642344 isoform X4, translated as MGETEEFNTLAFEKRLMQLKDTQESIQGLSSWCLKQRPHHKKIVSSWLNVLKRVKVEQRLVLFYLANDVIQYSKRKNYEFVESWGLNLQKATPLVRDEKVRPKILRIFKIWEQRSVYDDEFLSDLTGLLSAGAIKKTDDDSEFQPTQLVNKIKQCSVLEADTDMRLKDIHDSHLELSDADLLRASLKERGNKDDVEKELNDGIACVERYTAALQREIVAREALLALLTSATQYYSTQRGEVKVVAYAYKNFGARVRALKRKLDELTPSLPNAAPSPPQRDEDVPSPGPDEDLELPVPTDGGDEDEIAYNIDQTFNSSIAADGSLYNLGLTSFLTSDNPMALFNESTENVNNANKIEVINNRPNDKQDFNINDVIKNLMSDNNTNASDNNSVTSAPMSQKSQDALPGLPGLDLLTPDTPSNPPPPTSFYGTMDLTDEPEPYHPEPTSPWSSNWNMPRGVPPLAAGVFADTPESPPPAPRPPPPEPLHYPQEIPTDVDHRGILPPPPPPPTLPLLGQLEDVDHRMLPTLPPPPALAPPPVRHPTVQHQDVDHRNLISLTHQPVPRPLNPPLSMDQDYRVPPMVPPSDIVESVDMDLSEDEDQQRMYSNQQNQPERRHSFNNNKVLVGGDNGKVHNDHNHTNLIQIKSDKKESHSAPVLPPMVNPFDAMPPSLKNFNMNFQQPPTYPKTFDLTEENSNDSAYEEDLRNRGLDKPPNQEIRNPSPPFEDFANDDWVQPHPRFMNPRFPRNWGPRTNFRPQGFSPQQPWPRNGPRPPNRWMGPPRQRFW; from the exons ATGGGTGAAACTGAGGAGTTTAACACACTAGCGTTTGAGAAACGTTTGATGCAGCTGAAAGATACTCAGGAGAGTATCCAGGGCTTGTCATCATGGTGCCTTAAACAACGGCCGCATCATAAAAAGATAGTATCAAGTTGGTTGAATGTTTTGAAAAGGGTGAAGGTGGAACAGAGATTGGTTCTGTTCTACTTGGCGAATGATGTGATCCAGTACAGCAAGAGGAAGAACTATGAGTTTGTGGAGAGCTGGGGGCTCAATTTGCAAAAGGCTACTCCATTGGTCAG AGATGAAAAAGTCAGGCCAAAAATACTCCGAATCTTCAAGATTTGGGAACAGAGATCAGTATACGATGATGAGTTCCTATCGGATCTAACCGGCTTGCTTAGTGCTGGTGCCATTAAGAAAACTGATGATGATTCAGAGTTCCAA CCAACGCAATTAGTTAACAAGATAAAGCAATGTTCCGTACTGGAGGCGGATACAGATATGAGGCTCAAAGACATTCATGATAGTCATTTAGAACTATCTGATGCTGATTTACTGAGAGCCAGTCTCAAGG AAAGGGGCAATAAAGATGATGTAGAAAAGGAACTGAACGATGGCATTGCTTGCGTGGAACGGTACACAGCTGCGTTACAAAGGGAGATAGTAGCCAGAGAGGCCTTGTTAGCGTTGTTAACGTCTGCCACACAGTACTATTCTACGCAGAGGGGTGAAGTCAAAGTTGTCGCCTAT GCGTACAAAAACTTCGGGGCCCGCGTCCGAGCTCTAAAGCGCAAACTAGACGAGCTAACGCCGTCGCTGCCCAACGCCGCGCCGTCGCCGCCGCAGCGCGACGAGGACGTACCCTCGCCGGGacctgatgaggatctggagcTGCCCGTGCCTACTGATGGAGGGGATGAAGATGAGA TTGCCTACAACATCGACCAGACGTTCAACTCGTCGATAGCTGCCGATGGTTCGCTCTACAACTTGGGGTTGACTTCATTCCTTACATCCGACAATCCCATGGCTTTGTTCAACGAGTCCACTGAAAATGTTAATAATG CCAACAAAATCGAAGTGATAAATAATAGGCCGAACGATAAGCAAGATTTTAACATAAACGATGTTATTAAAAACCTCATGTCCGACAACAATACCAACGCTTCGGACAATAACTCAG TAACAAGCGCTCCGATGTCCCAAAAGTCACAAGACGCGTTGCCCGGGTTGCCCGGGCTAGATTTACTAACCCCGGATACACCAAGCAACCCGCCGCCACCAACCTCCTTCTATGGTACCATGGACCTTACGG ATGAACCGGAGCCCTATCACCCAGAACCTACGAGTCCATGGAGTAGTAATTGGAATATGCCT CGCGGCGTGCCCCCGCTGGCGGCGGGCGTGTTCGCGGACACGCCGGAgtcgccgccgcccgcgccgcgcccgccgccgcccgagCCCCTGCACTACCCACAG GAAATTCCAACAGACGTAGACCACAGAGGGATATTACCTCCTCCTCCACCTCCACCTACGTTACCACTACTTGGcc AGCTAGAAGACGTAGATCACCGCATGTTGCCGacgctgccgccgccgcccgcgctaGCGCCGCCGCCCGTCCGCCATCCCACTGTACAGCATCAAG ATGTAGACCACAGGAATTTAATATCATTAACGCACCAACCGGTTCCTAGGCCGCTGAACCCGCCCTTATCAATGGATCAA GATTACAGAGTACCGCCGATGGTGCCGCCCTCAGATATAGTGGAGAGCGTCGACATGGACCTGTCTGAGGACGAGGATCAAC aACGTATGTATTCGAACCAGCAGAATCAGCCGGAACGTAGACACAGCTTCAACAACAACAAAGTATTAGTTGGCGGCGACAACGGAAAGGTCCACAACGATCATAATCACACAAACCTTATACAGATCAAAAGCGATAAGAAAGAGTCGCATTCAGCCCCAGTCCTACCCCCCATGGTCAACCCCTTCGATGCCATGCCACCCTCCCTCAAAAACTTCAACATGAACTTCCAACAGCCCCCAACTTACCCAAAAACCTTCGACCTCACAGAAgaaaattcaaatgacagcgCTTACGAAGAGGACTTGAGAAACAGAGGTTTAGATAAACCACCTAATCAGGAAATCAGAAACCCGTCCCCCCCATTCGAAGACTTTGCGAACGACGACTGGGTACAACCTCATCCGAGGTTCATGAACCCTCGGTTCCCAAGGAATTGGGGTCCTAGGACTAATTTCAGGCCACAAGGGTTCTCCCCGCAGCAACCCTGGCCGAGGAATGGGCCTCGACCCCCCAACCGATGGATGGGGCCACCGAGGCAAAGGTTTTGGTGA
- the LOC124642344 gene encoding uncharacterized protein LOC124642344 isoform X2, with amino-acid sequence MGETEEFNTLAFEKRLMQLKDTQESIQGLSSWCLKQRPHHKKIVSSWLNVLKRVKVEQRLVLFYLANDVIQYSKRKNYEFVESWGLNLQKATPLVRDEKVRPKILRIFKIWEQRSVYDDEFLSDLTGLLSAGAIKKTDDDSEFQPTQLVNKIKQCSVLEADTDMRLKDIHDSHLELSDADLLRASLKGLYEERGNKDDVEKELNDGIACVERYTAALQREIVAREALLALLTSATQYYSTQRGEVKVVAYAYKNFGARVRALKRKLDELTPSLPNAAPSPPQRDEDVPSPGPDEDLELPVPTDGGDEDEIAYNIDQTFNSSIAADGSLYNLGLTSFLTSDNPMALFNESTENVNNANKIEVINNRPNDKQDFNINDVIKNLMSDNNTNASDNNSVTSAPMSQKSQDALPGLPGLDLLTPDTPSNPPPPTSFYGTMDLTDEPEPYHPEPTSPWSSNWNMPRGVPPLAAGVFADTPESPPPAPRPPPPEPLHYPQEIPTDVDHRGILPPPPPPPTLPLLGQLEDVDHRMLPTLPPPPALAPPPVRHPTVQHQDVDHRNLISLTHQPVPRPLNPPLSMDQDYRVPPMVPPSDIVESVDMDLSEDEDQQRMYSNQQNQPERRHSFNNNKVLVGGDNGKVHNDHNHTNLIQIKSDKKESHSAPVLPPMVNPFDAMPPSLKNFNMNFQQPPTYPKTFDLTEENSNDSAYEEDLRNRGLDKPPNQEIRNPSPPFEDFANDDWVQPHPRFMNPRFPRNWGPRTNFRPQGFSPQQPWPRNGPRPPNRWMGPPRQRFW; translated from the exons ATGGGTGAAACTGAGGAGTTTAACACACTAGCGTTTGAGAAACGTTTGATGCAGCTGAAAGATACTCAGGAGAGTATCCAGGGCTTGTCATCATGGTGCCTTAAACAACGGCCGCATCATAAAAAGATAGTATCAAGTTGGTTGAATGTTTTGAAAAGGGTGAAGGTGGAACAGAGATTGGTTCTGTTCTACTTGGCGAATGATGTGATCCAGTACAGCAAGAGGAAGAACTATGAGTTTGTGGAGAGCTGGGGGCTCAATTTGCAAAAGGCTACTCCATTGGTCAG AGATGAAAAAGTCAGGCCAAAAATACTCCGAATCTTCAAGATTTGGGAACAGAGATCAGTATACGATGATGAGTTCCTATCGGATCTAACCGGCTTGCTTAGTGCTGGTGCCATTAAGAAAACTGATGATGATTCAGAGTTCCAA CCAACGCAATTAGTTAACAAGATAAAGCAATGTTCCGTACTGGAGGCGGATACAGATATGAGGCTCAAAGACATTCATGATAGTCATTTAGAACTATCTGATGCTGATTTACTGAGAGCCAGTCTCAAGGGTTTGTATGAAG AAAGGGGCAATAAAGATGATGTAGAAAAGGAACTGAACGATGGCATTGCTTGCGTGGAACGGTACACAGCTGCGTTACAAAGGGAGATAGTAGCCAGAGAGGCCTTGTTAGCGTTGTTAACGTCTGCCACACAGTACTATTCTACGCAGAGGGGTGAAGTCAAAGTTGTCGCCTAT GCGTACAAAAACTTCGGGGCCCGCGTCCGAGCTCTAAAGCGCAAACTAGACGAGCTAACGCCGTCGCTGCCCAACGCCGCGCCGTCGCCGCCGCAGCGCGACGAGGACGTACCCTCGCCGGGacctgatgaggatctggagcTGCCCGTGCCTACTGATGGAGGGGATGAAGATGAGA TTGCCTACAACATCGACCAGACGTTCAACTCGTCGATAGCTGCCGATGGTTCGCTCTACAACTTGGGGTTGACTTCATTCCTTACATCCGACAATCCCATGGCTTTGTTCAACGAGTCCACTGAAAATGTTAATAATG CCAACAAAATCGAAGTGATAAATAATAGGCCGAACGATAAGCAAGATTTTAACATAAACGATGTTATTAAAAACCTCATGTCCGACAACAATACCAACGCTTCGGACAATAACTCAG TAACAAGCGCTCCGATGTCCCAAAAGTCACAAGACGCGTTGCCCGGGTTGCCCGGGCTAGATTTACTAACCCCGGATACACCAAGCAACCCGCCGCCACCAACCTCCTTCTATGGTACCATGGACCTTACGG ATGAACCGGAGCCCTATCACCCAGAACCTACGAGTCCATGGAGTAGTAATTGGAATATGCCT CGCGGCGTGCCCCCGCTGGCGGCGGGCGTGTTCGCGGACACGCCGGAgtcgccgccgcccgcgccgcgcccgccgccgcccgagCCCCTGCACTACCCACAG GAAATTCCAACAGACGTAGACCACAGAGGGATATTACCTCCTCCTCCACCTCCACCTACGTTACCACTACTTGGcc AGCTAGAAGACGTAGATCACCGCATGTTGCCGacgctgccgccgccgcccgcgctaGCGCCGCCGCCCGTCCGCCATCCCACTGTACAGCATCAAG ATGTAGACCACAGGAATTTAATATCATTAACGCACCAACCGGTTCCTAGGCCGCTGAACCCGCCCTTATCAATGGATCAA GATTACAGAGTACCGCCGATGGTGCCGCCCTCAGATATAGTGGAGAGCGTCGACATGGACCTGTCTGAGGACGAGGATCAAC aACGTATGTATTCGAACCAGCAGAATCAGCCGGAACGTAGACACAGCTTCAACAACAACAAAGTATTAGTTGGCGGCGACAACGGAAAGGTCCACAACGATCATAATCACACAAACCTTATACAGATCAAAAGCGATAAGAAAGAGTCGCATTCAGCCCCAGTCCTACCCCCCATGGTCAACCCCTTCGATGCCATGCCACCCTCCCTCAAAAACTTCAACATGAACTTCCAACAGCCCCCAACTTACCCAAAAACCTTCGACCTCACAGAAgaaaattcaaatgacagcgCTTACGAAGAGGACTTGAGAAACAGAGGTTTAGATAAACCACCTAATCAGGAAATCAGAAACCCGTCCCCCCCATTCGAAGACTTTGCGAACGACGACTGGGTACAACCTCATCCGAGGTTCATGAACCCTCGGTTCCCAAGGAATTGGGGTCCTAGGACTAATTTCAGGCCACAAGGGTTCTCCCCGCAGCAACCCTGGCCGAGGAATGGGCCTCGACCCCCCAACCGATGGATGGGGCCACCGAGGCAAAGGTTTTGGTGA